A window from Neobacillus sp. PS3-40 encodes these proteins:
- the safA gene encoding SafA/ExsA family spore coat assembly protein — MKKSLLICFMFVLSLFCIPNVSFAQQIYTVQPGDSLWKIAVRYQVGLSEIISANSQFKNPALIYPGQKVTIPNFDATKSVENQVIQLTNQQRAKYGLKALTADWQLSRVARYKAMDMRDKNYFSHTSPTYGDPFTMMKNFGIAYRSAGENIAAGQSTPQEVVTAWMNSPGHRANILSTNYTYIGVGYAQGGSQRYYWSQMFISK, encoded by the coding sequence ATGAAAAAATCATTACTCATTTGTTTTATGTTTGTACTATCTCTTTTTTGCATTCCAAACGTTTCTTTTGCCCAGCAAATATATACGGTTCAGCCGGGTGACTCACTTTGGAAAATTGCTGTCCGGTATCAGGTTGGATTATCTGAAATTATCTCAGCAAACTCTCAATTTAAAAACCCAGCATTAATTTATCCAGGGCAAAAAGTAACAATCCCAAATTTTGATGCCACAAAGAGTGTTGAGAATCAAGTCATCCAATTAACAAATCAACAACGAGCCAAGTATGGATTAAAAGCACTGACTGCGGATTGGCAGCTTTCAAGGGTAGCGCGGTACAAGGCTATGGATATGAGAGATAAGAATTACTTTTCTCATACAAGTCCTACCTATGGTGATCCATTTACAATGATGAAGAATTTTGGGATTGCTTATCGTTCTGCTGGTGAGAATATTGCCGCAGGTCAATCAACACCACAAGAGGTGGTTACAGCCTGGATGAATAGCCCAGGCCATCGAGCCAATATTTTAAGTACCAACTACACATATATTGGAGTTGGATATGCACAAGGTGGGTCGCAACGATATTATTGGTCGCAGATGTTCATATCTAAATAA
- a CDS encoding MFS transporter has protein sequence MFENIKNAPNYRWYVLATVSVGTFMATLDSSIVNVALPTISGQLHSEISTLQWVVTAYLLTISSLLPIFGRTADIFGRKKVYSLGFLIFTLGSVLCGLAQNIWFLVGARVLQAIGASMLMSNSAAILTATFSAKERGKALGLMGTVVALGSLTGPALGGLLIGMTSWRAAFYVNLPIGIIGFLASRFILPVDEQKKGQEKFDFVGAFTFTAGMVCLLLGINNGENWGWASLPVMISLVLGLILLAMFLTIERRVRQPIIELSLFRNRPFLMGNLSGWLSFVAMFANSILLPFYLQQILHYSPSQVGLFMIASRVTMAIVAPLSGHASDKFGPIALTTSGLLISGIGLFYYSTLTASSHFYQVIVGSILLGLGSGMFQSPNNSSVMSSVPPQKLGIAGGINSLVRNLGMIIGIAFSVSLFEALGGVTKPSPSQTPMFISAYHTVMLIAMSIAFIGAFISFNRKSYAKAESN, from the coding sequence ATGTTTGAAAATATAAAGAATGCGCCTAATTATCGTTGGTACGTGTTAGCAACCGTCTCCGTTGGTACCTTCATGGCTACCTTAGATAGCAGTATTGTTAATGTGGCATTACCGACAATCTCCGGCCAACTCCATTCAGAGATTTCGACACTTCAATGGGTGGTTACGGCCTATTTGCTAACGATATCAAGCCTATTACCGATTTTTGGCCGAACAGCCGATATTTTTGGAAGGAAAAAAGTTTACTCTTTAGGCTTTTTAATATTCACATTAGGTTCCGTTCTTTGTGGGCTAGCACAAAACATTTGGTTTTTAGTCGGAGCAAGGGTTTTGCAAGCGATTGGTGCATCGATGTTAATGTCCAATAGCGCAGCCATCCTAACAGCAACCTTTTCAGCAAAAGAACGAGGAAAAGCGTTGGGACTGATGGGCACCGTCGTTGCACTTGGTAGTCTAACTGGCCCTGCACTTGGTGGATTACTTATTGGAATGACAAGCTGGAGGGCGGCTTTCTATGTCAATCTACCTATTGGAATCATTGGTTTTTTGGCATCCCGATTTATATTACCTGTTGATGAACAGAAGAAAGGACAAGAGAAGTTTGATTTTGTTGGAGCCTTTACTTTCACTGCTGGAATGGTCTGCTTGCTCCTTGGTATTAATAATGGGGAGAATTGGGGCTGGGCTAGTTTACCGGTGATGATTAGTTTGGTTCTTGGTTTGATATTGCTCGCCATGTTTCTTACGATTGAACGCCGTGTCAGACAACCAATCATTGAGCTTTCATTATTTCGAAATCGGCCTTTCTTAATGGGAAATCTTTCAGGGTGGCTATCTTTTGTGGCAATGTTTGCAAATAGTATTCTCTTACCATTTTATTTGCAACAAATCCTTCACTATAGCCCTTCTCAAGTAGGATTGTTTATGATTGCATCACGGGTGACGATGGCGATTGTTGCACCACTTAGCGGCCACGCATCTGACAAATTCGGTCCGATTGCACTCACGACCAGTGGTTTATTGATTTCAGGAATTGGGCTATTTTATTATTCCACACTTACAGCTTCATCTCATTTTTATCAAGTCATTGTGGGCTCGATCCTTCTAGGCTTAGGAAGTGGAATGTTCCAATCACCTAATAATAGTAGCGTGATGAGTTCTGTACCTCCCCAAAAGCTTGGTATTGCTGGGGGAATTAATAGTTTGGTGAGAAATTTGGGTATGATTATCGGGATTGCATTTTCTGTATCACTGTTCGAAGCATTAGGTGGGGTGACAAAACCAAGTCCAAGTCAGACACCTATGTTTATATCCGCTTACCATACGGTAATGTTGATCGCGATGTCTATTGCATTTATTGGGGCATTCATCTCGTTTAACCGCAAAAGCTATGCAAAAGCTGAAAGCAATTAA
- a CDS encoding flagellar basal body rod protein has product MKKFGLLIAGGIAGIVLLTMIGPMIGFAVSLVILYFIFKQFLKAETKKGKIGLGILGVIVLLASIHNIPAVIGVVAAYVLYLVYKKWNENKYVVAKEESDPFVNFEKQWNDLKN; this is encoded by the coding sequence TTGAAAAAATTTGGTTTACTTATTGCAGGAGGTATTGCAGGGATCGTTTTACTTACCATGATTGGCCCAATGATTGGGTTTGCAGTTAGTCTAGTCATCCTGTACTTCATTTTCAAACAATTTTTAAAGGCAGAGACGAAAAAAGGAAAAATTGGATTAGGGATCCTTGGGGTAATTGTTTTGTTAGCCTCTATCCACAACATTCCAGCAGTTATTGGCGTAGTAGCAGCGTATGTGCTCTACCTTGTATATAAAAAATGGAACGAGAATAAATACGTTGTAGCAAAAGAAGAATCAGACCCATTCGTTAATTTCGAAAAGCAATGGAACGATTTAAAAAACTAA
- a CDS encoding FAD-dependent oxidoreductase, protein MSSSEKIPQFPKTYWRETELPSFDKLKEDLSVDVAIVGAGITGITAAYLLAKEGLKVAILEAGGVLNGTTGHTTAKITAQHGLVYDEYIQHFGEEKAKLYYESHTKAIQFIKQTAIDCDLSNEDAYIYATTDEYVGKIKTEMDAYHRLGIPGEIVNSIPFDIPIKAALVMRNQAQFHPVKYLKKLLEDAVQSGCTVYENTTATDIEADEDHRAVLTNVGHKVTCRHVIVASHFPFYDGLGFYFARMYAERSYAIGIKTDKDYPGGMYISADDPTRSIRYTPINGEKLIIIGGENHKTGQGPDTIVHYDALKGFAEETFGISEYAYRWSAQDLVSLDKIPYIGPITDKKDHIFVATGYKKWGMTTGTVAGHLLADYILDRDNPYKELYSPSRFDADPNLKKLISTNADVAGHLLKGKLEFVPKDPSDLQMGEGSVVMHNGKRAGAYKDENGKLYIVDTTCTHLGCETEWNHAEKTWDCPCHGSRFSYAGDVVEGPALKPLDNLSEEQ, encoded by the coding sequence ATGAGCTCTTCTGAAAAAATCCCTCAATTCCCAAAAACGTATTGGAGAGAAACCGAGTTGCCCTCCTTTGACAAGTTAAAAGAGGATTTGTCTGTCGATGTGGCTATTGTTGGAGCAGGAATTACAGGAATTACCGCTGCTTATTTGCTGGCAAAAGAAGGTTTAAAGGTGGCCATTTTAGAAGCGGGTGGTGTTTTAAATGGTACTACGGGTCACACAACTGCCAAAATTACGGCCCAGCATGGCTTAGTTTATGATGAATATATTCAACATTTTGGCGAAGAAAAGGCAAAGCTTTATTACGAATCCCACACAAAAGCCATTCAATTTATCAAACAAACTGCGATAGATTGCGATTTGAGTAATGAAGATGCCTATATATATGCAACGACGGATGAATATGTGGGCAAAATCAAAACAGAAATGGATGCATATCACCGTCTAGGAATCCCAGGGGAAATCGTCAATAGCATCCCTTTTGATATCCCTATTAAAGCAGCTTTAGTAATGCGGAACCAAGCTCAATTCCATCCTGTTAAATATCTCAAAAAGCTCCTTGAGGATGCCGTTCAATCAGGCTGCACTGTATATGAAAATACAACGGCAACTGATATTGAAGCCGATGAAGATCACCGGGCTGTTTTAACAAATGTTGGGCATAAGGTTACTTGCAGGCATGTCATTGTTGCTTCTCATTTTCCTTTTTACGATGGACTTGGCTTTTATTTTGCAAGAATGTATGCTGAAAGATCCTATGCGATTGGGATTAAAACGGATAAAGATTATCCTGGAGGCATGTATATCAGCGCCGATGATCCGACTCGCTCAATTCGTTACACTCCAATTAATGGGGAAAAATTAATAATAATTGGGGGAGAAAATCATAAAACTGGGCAAGGACCTGATACAATTGTTCATTATGATGCTCTTAAGGGGTTTGCTGAGGAGACATTTGGTATAAGCGAATATGCCTATCGTTGGTCTGCTCAGGATTTAGTTTCACTTGATAAAATCCCATATATTGGACCAATAACAGATAAGAAGGATCATATTTTTGTCGCAACTGGCTATAAAAAATGGGGGATGACAACCGGGACTGTTGCAGGCCATTTATTAGCAGACTATATTCTAGATCGGGATAATCCATATAAGGAGCTTTATTCTCCATCCAGGTTTGATGCTGATCCCAATTTGAAGAAATTAATCTCTACAAACGCTGATGTTGCCGGGCATCTTCTAAAGGGCAAGCTTGAGTTTGTTCCAAAGGATCCAAGTGATCTCCAAATGGGAGAAGGATCTGTTGTTATGCATAACGGAAAACGAGCTGGTGCATATAAAGACGAAAACGGCAAACTCTACATTGTTGATACAACTTGTACGCATCTTGGCTGCGAAACTGAATGGAACCATGCTGAAAAAACATGGGATTGTCCATGCCACGGCTCCCGTTTCTCTTATGCGGGTGACGTAGTTGAAGGGCCTGCACTTAAACCATTGGATAATCTTTCGGAAGAACAGTAA
- a CDS encoding MarR family transcriptional regulator produces MYFERSLGFMISATNTKMKNHLAKTLEPYNVTHEQWVLLIRLWEQDRISQKELSVKSMKDQPTTARILDKLEKRGLIQRKANPEDRRSFLIYLTKEGQELETPLKGLVRQEMLKSFRGLTDEDQTQLRVLLKRIMDNLEVK; encoded by the coding sequence ATGTACTTTGAACGATCTTTAGGATTTATGATTAGTGCGACCAATACAAAAATGAAGAATCATCTGGCAAAAACCTTGGAGCCGTATAATGTTACACATGAGCAATGGGTATTGCTTATTCGACTCTGGGAGCAGGATAGGATAAGTCAGAAAGAGCTTTCGGTTAAAAGTATGAAGGACCAACCGACTACGGCTAGGATTTTAGATAAATTGGAAAAAAGGGGATTGATCCAACGGAAAGCAAATCCCGAGGATAGAAGATCCTTTTTGATCTACCTTACGAAAGAAGGTCAGGAGCTCGAAACCCCTTTGAAAGGATTGGTCCGTCAGGAAATGCTAAAATCATTTCGGGGATTGACAGATGAGGATCAAACCCAGCTTAGGGTTTTATTAAAAAGAATAATGGATAATTTGGAGGTGAAATAG
- a CDS encoding response regulator transcription factor: protein MIRVVFVDDHEMVRIGVSAYLSAQPDIEVVGEAGDGQKGVELTLELRPDIILMDLVMKEMDGIEATRQIIEKWPEAKVIIVTSFLDDEKVYPALEAGATSYMLKTSKASEIADAVRATYHGQSVLEPEVTGKMMMKMRQKTQHLPHEELTSRELEILLVMAKGKTNQEIADELFIALKTVKTHVSNILSKLQVQDRTQAVIYAFKHSLVE from the coding sequence ATGATTAGAGTGGTATTCGTTGATGACCACGAAATGGTCAGAATTGGGGTTTCAGCATATTTATCTGCGCAGCCGGATATTGAAGTGGTAGGAGAAGCAGGGGATGGACAAAAGGGTGTCGAGCTAACACTAGAACTTCGTCCTGATATTATATTAATGGATCTGGTCATGAAAGAAATGGACGGGATTGAAGCAACAAGGCAGATCATTGAAAAATGGCCAGAAGCAAAGGTGATAATCGTAACGAGCTTTTTAGATGATGAAAAGGTATATCCAGCTCTTGAAGCTGGTGCAACCAGTTACATGCTAAAAACTTCTAAAGCGAGTGAAATAGCTGATGCAGTTCGAGCAACCTACCACGGACAATCGGTTCTTGAACCTGAAGTAACAGGAAAAATGATGATGAAAATGCGTCAAAAAACGCAACACCTCCCCCATGAGGAACTTACGAGCCGAGAATTGGAAATTTTATTGGTGATGGCAAAAGGAAAAACCAATCAGGAAATTGCTGACGAATTGTTTATTGCTTTGAAAACGGTCAAAACCCATGTCAGTAATATTTTAAGCAAGCTACAGGTGCAAGACCGCACTCAAGCAGTTATTTATGCATTTAAGCATTCGTTAGTTGAATAG
- a CDS encoding oligosaccharide flippase family protein translates to MVTFYRGVLFLAASAFLGESIEFLVNMILVKELGKHGLGLYMSILPSIFLIVLLSSFELQVSISKFIAEKERRYHRSILHHALTIAIIFMSLLFLIAMATIPYVSVFDSYHPYTRWLVIILIPIISFTSVARGYFMGSHQMGKIALSNFLRKAFQLAVFIGIFRYFQFDTQTAVLIAIGTLIGSEVIVLLYLVCTFIIQYQHMKRLPFSNLNRRVVRKNLMSVSIPTTGLRLFAAFTTAIQPFLIKTALIRSGLTDIIATEQFGMLAGIAISIGFFPAFIAHSLLIVLIPTVSKAYSEKDYAALQKMLNHVIRITFLYGVPAVAIFYFFGSTLTSKFFHSTDAAVFLQMLWPFFLFHFFIIPTQAFLIGLGMLKDIFLQTIWSTAISYSIILYLGSLPEWRMQGVMIGMNTGAVLLSLMHYLTVCKKIRVSILTRDLIHES, encoded by the coding sequence TTGGTAACTTTCTATCGAGGAGTCCTTTTTCTAGCAGCTTCCGCATTTTTGGGAGAAAGTATTGAATTTCTGGTAAATATGATTTTGGTAAAGGAGTTAGGGAAACATGGACTTGGGCTTTATATGTCAATTCTTCCGTCCATTTTTTTGATTGTCTTACTATCTAGCTTTGAACTTCAGGTCTCCATTTCAAAGTTCATTGCCGAAAAAGAGAGAAGATACCATCGAAGCATTCTTCATCATGCATTAACAATTGCCATCATTTTTATGAGCCTCCTTTTTTTAATAGCCATGGCCACAATACCTTATGTATCAGTTTTTGATTCGTACCATCCTTATACTCGATGGTTAGTTATCATTCTCATACCTATTATTTCGTTCACATCGGTTGCGAGAGGCTATTTCATGGGAAGCCACCAAATGGGAAAAATAGCCCTTTCTAATTTTTTAAGAAAAGCCTTTCAGTTAGCAGTTTTTATTGGGATATTCAGATACTTCCAATTTGATACCCAAACAGCTGTATTAATTGCAATTGGAACTCTTATTGGTAGCGAAGTCATTGTGCTTCTCTATCTAGTTTGCACTTTCATTATTCAGTACCAGCACATGAAGCGTTTGCCTTTTTCAAATTTAAACCGAAGAGTTGTCCGAAAAAATTTAATGTCAGTATCGATACCAACAACAGGATTACGTTTATTTGCTGCTTTCACTACCGCTATACAGCCATTTTTGATTAAAACTGCCTTAATTAGATCGGGGCTTACAGATATTATAGCTACCGAGCAGTTTGGAATGTTAGCCGGAATTGCCATTTCGATTGGATTTTTTCCAGCCTTTATTGCCCATTCCCTGTTGATTGTTCTTATTCCAACTGTTTCAAAAGCCTATTCTGAAAAGGATTATGCTGCCCTACAAAAAATGTTAAATCATGTGATTAGGATTACATTTCTTTACGGAGTTCCAGCAGTTGCTATTTTCTACTTTTTTGGAAGCACACTTACTTCTAAGTTCTTTCATTCAACCGATGCAGCTGTTTTCTTACAAATGCTTTGGCCATTCTTTCTCTTTCACTTTTTCATTATACCAACACAGGCATTTTTAATTGGACTTGGGATGCTTAAAGATATTTTTCTCCAAACAATTTGGTCAACGGCCATTTCTTATTCCATTATCCTTTACTTAGGTTCTTTACCAGAATGGAGAATGCAGGGGGTAATGATTGGCATGAACACAGGAGCTGTTTTGCTTTCGCTCATGCATTATTTAACAGTTTGTAAGAAAATAAGAGTATCAATCCTGACGAGAGATCTAATTCATGAAAGTTAA
- a CDS encoding PspA/IM30 family protein, translating into MTNLFTRIKNTITADLHEALDQKEKQNPISMLNQYLRQCELETEKVRKLLERQYTLRDEFTREYHHAVELAGKRKLQADIALKASETALHEFAVAEHNQYSERAQRLSQSLEQAKGQLEELERKYEEMKHKLKDMHIRRMELMGRENVTRAHNRMDQVLETNTQSKQAFSRFQEIENYLDSLENQVNSAYYRSTIDGRIAQLEKDMKFKESKSIL; encoded by the coding sequence ATGACAAATTTATTTACAAGAATAAAAAATACTATTACTGCAGATTTACATGAAGCACTTGACCAAAAGGAAAAGCAAAATCCAATCTCGATGCTTAATCAATATCTTCGTCAATGTGAGTTGGAAACTGAAAAGGTTAGGAAACTTCTTGAACGTCAGTACACATTAAGAGATGAATTTACAAGAGAGTATCATCATGCAGTCGAATTAGCTGGAAAAAGAAAGCTTCAAGCTGATATTGCTTTAAAGGCTAGTGAAACAGCACTTCATGAATTTGCTGTAGCAGAACATAACCAATATTCAGAACGTGCCCAGCGTTTAAGCCAATCACTTGAGCAAGCAAAAGGGCAACTTGAAGAATTAGAAAGAAAATACGAGGAAATGAAGCATAAATTAAAAGATATGCATATTCGTCGAATGGAGCTAATGGGGAGAGAAAATGTAACCCGGGCACATAATCGTATGGATCAAGTATTGGAAACGAATACTCAATCTAAACAAGCATTCTCACGCTTTCAGGAAATTGAAAACTATCTAGATAGCCTAGAAAATCAAGTTAATAGTGCATACTATCGAAGCACAATTGATGGACGGATTGCCCAATTAGAAAAAGATATGAAGTTTAAAGAAAGCAAGTCCATTTTATAA
- the liaF gene encoding cell wall-active antibiotics response protein LiaF yields MLKNNKSDYMNWIILIGVFVLLLEVLFFNRGVIFSLFISAGMIYLGRKKSAKKKGKILFWGGIVFLCASVFNMMTFKFFLLAILLHFFIKYTSSKKNPNRVSPVLVEPEITKQEETVVVSKPLLDNTIFGQQKTPTGVYEWDDVNIQAGIGDTVIDLSYTVFPKGETVIFIRNIIGNIHILVPYDIEVSVHHSVIAGTTTMLDFHQPKIFNKAFHLKTPGYDHAEQKVKIFTSLVVGNLEVGRI; encoded by the coding sequence ATGCTGAAAAATAATAAAAGTGACTATATGAACTGGATCATCTTGATCGGCGTTTTCGTACTCTTACTTGAAGTGTTATTTTTCAATCGGGGGGTTATTTTCTCACTTTTCATTTCTGCAGGCATGATTTACTTAGGTCGTAAAAAGAGTGCCAAAAAGAAAGGGAAAATCTTATTTTGGGGCGGTATTGTTTTCTTATGCGCAAGCGTCTTTAATATGATGACATTTAAATTTTTCTTATTGGCTATTTTACTCCATTTTTTCATTAAATATACAAGTTCCAAAAAGAATCCAAATAGGGTTTCACCCGTTTTGGTTGAACCAGAAATCACTAAACAGGAAGAGACCGTAGTGGTTAGTAAACCACTATTAGACAATACCATATTTGGTCAACAAAAAACTCCTACTGGCGTATATGAATGGGATGACGTTAACATTCAAGCGGGGATTGGAGATACTGTTATTGATTTAAGTTATACTGTATTTCCAAAAGGGGAAACTGTCATTTTTATTCGAAATATTATTGGTAATATTCATATTCTTGTTCCATATGACATTGAGGTAAGCGTCCATCATTCTGTTATTGCCGGAACAACGACCATGCTCGACTTTCATCAGCCGAAAATATTTAACAAAGCTTTTCATTTGAAAACACCTGGATATGATCATGCCGAGCAAAAGGTGAAAATCTTCACTTCTCTTGTGGTGGGAAATTTAGAGGTGGGTCGCATATGA
- a CDS encoding DUF1360 domain-containing protein, whose amino-acid sequence MEKIPWMTYIMLILASYRLTHLIVFDKITEFIRKPFMKKITIETDEGPKSKEVPKSLFGYLLKCYWCAGIWSAIFLGVAYLLFPKITFVFILIFSIAGGQSILETFVGVNIKKVDYYGEHQKKE is encoded by the coding sequence ATGGAAAAAATCCCATGGATGACCTACATAATGTTAATTTTAGCAAGCTACCGACTAACACATTTAATTGTCTTTGATAAAATTACTGAATTTATTCGTAAGCCTTTTATGAAAAAAATTACTATTGAAACGGATGAAGGACCAAAATCGAAGGAAGTCCCAAAATCATTGTTTGGTTATTTACTAAAATGCTATTGGTGTGCGGGAATTTGGAGTGCAATCTTTCTAGGGGTAGCCTACCTTCTTTTTCCAAAAATAACGTTCGTTTTTATATTGATTTTTTCAATTGCTGGTGGGCAGTCTATCCTTGAAACATTTGTCGGAGTGAATATTAAAAAAGTGGATTATTATGGGGAGCATCAGAAAAAGGAGTGA
- a CDS encoding PLP-dependent aspartate aminotransferase family protein encodes MGKRFETEILHGVTKKNRIITSKVTPIYQTSAFSFKDLDELEGFYHGNGRYLYSRVSNPNTDELGDAVAVLEGAPAGVATSSGLSAILAGVLAVVKSGDHIIAADDLYGGSFHMLKEELNELGIETTFVPFSDLLKVESEIKENTKLLYTESITNPLLRVENLNEVVKLAQKHLLFTLVDNTFATPYHCQPYLLGIDLVVHSATKYIGGHSDVTVGVVVGRADLIDRARSKVVNLGTNVSPFEAWLTCRGLKTLALRMKAQSYNAKKLAENLNENPSVEKVYYPLDVADNGYGAMVTIELSKKVDINQFFRSLGWVKIAPTLAGVETTVSHPLTTSHRSLPKEACEALGITQEVVRISVGIEHEEDIILQFEQAIEKSLL; translated from the coding sequence ATGGGGAAACGCTTCGAAACAGAAATTTTACATGGAGTAACAAAGAAGAATAGAATCATTACAAGCAAGGTGACCCCTATTTATCAAACGTCTGCATTTTCCTTTAAGGATCTTGATGAATTGGAAGGATTTTATCATGGAAATGGACGATATTTGTATTCTAGGGTTAGCAATCCGAATACGGATGAACTTGGAGATGCCGTTGCGGTACTAGAAGGTGCCCCAGCCGGTGTGGCAACTTCCTCAGGATTATCCGCCATTTTGGCAGGTGTTCTTGCCGTCGTCAAGAGTGGAGACCATATAATTGCAGCAGATGATTTATATGGCGGAAGTTTTCATATGTTAAAAGAAGAATTAAACGAACTAGGTATTGAAACGACTTTTGTTCCATTTTCGGATCTCTTAAAAGTGGAAAGTGAAATTAAAGAAAATACGAAGCTGTTATATACTGAATCCATTACAAACCCATTGTTAAGAGTGGAGAATTTGAATGAAGTAGTCAAACTAGCGCAAAAGCATTTACTTTTTACTTTGGTGGATAATACATTTGCTACACCCTATCACTGCCAACCTTATTTGCTAGGTATTGATTTAGTTGTTCATAGTGCAACAAAATATATTGGGGGTCACAGTGATGTAACAGTTGGGGTTGTAGTTGGTAGGGCAGACCTAATCGATCGGGCCAGGTCAAAAGTGGTAAATCTCGGTACAAATGTAAGCCCATTTGAAGCATGGCTAACATGCCGCGGCTTGAAAACTTTGGCATTACGAATGAAGGCTCAATCGTATAATGCGAAGAAGTTAGCAGAAAACCTTAATGAAAATCCGAGCGTTGAAAAAGTGTATTATCCACTTGATGTGGCTGATAACGGATACGGTGCTATGGTTACGATAGAGCTTTCTAAAAAAGTGGATATTAATCAATTCTTCCGTTCACTTGGTTGGGTTAAAATTGCTCCTACTCTAGCTGGAGTGGAAACAACTGTTTCCCATCCATTAACCACTTCACATCGATCTTTACCGAAAGAAGCGTGTGAAGCATTAGGTATCACCCAAGAGGTTGTTCGAATATCGGTTGGAATCGAGCACGAAGAGGATATTATTTTACAATTTGAACAAGCAATTGAAAAATCACTTTTATAA
- a CDS encoding sensor histidine kinase, which produces MSTIQRQIVWGGTLAFIMACLIAATFFIVFPLTDWSDLWDKHFMELPFALFIPASSIMIGVIFGMASGYFWRSQLNLVDQSLHLLEEGKHTEIKEVPSLVEVQSIAGRIVKIGKQMAEQAMLSQRIATEKVEDQESRIQEIISQERNRLARELHDSVSQQLFAASMMMSAINETRGQLESIETKQMKMVEEMIHQSQLEMRALLLHLRPIALKNKSIQEGIEELLIELSQKVTMNIQWKVEKFPLDKGVEDHLFRILQESVSNTLRHSKATKLEVLLIKRDDLIIMRVVDDGKGFEVDETKAGSYGMQNMHERALEVGGTLKIVSVKNKGTRLEVKVPSVVNGEGDIDD; this is translated from the coding sequence ATGAGTACAATCCAGCGGCAAATCGTCTGGGGTGGGACATTAGCTTTTATCATGGCCTGTCTAATTGCAGCTACATTCTTTATCGTTTTCCCACTTACTGATTGGTCTGATTTATGGGATAAGCACTTTATGGAATTACCTTTTGCGTTGTTTATACCAGCCTCGAGTATTATGATTGGGGTTATTTTTGGAATGGCTTCAGGTTATTTTTGGCGTAGTCAATTGAATCTTGTTGATCAGTCATTGCACCTTCTTGAGGAAGGGAAACATACAGAAATTAAAGAGGTTCCATCCTTGGTTGAAGTCCAATCCATTGCAGGGAGAATCGTGAAGATTGGTAAACAGATGGCTGAACAAGCAATGCTCTCACAACGGATTGCAACTGAAAAGGTCGAAGATCAGGAATCAAGAATACAGGAAATTATTTCTCAAGAACGAAATCGTCTTGCTCGTGAACTGCATGATTCCGTTAGTCAGCAATTGTTTGCGGCTTCGATGATGATGTCAGCAATTAATGAAACAAGAGGTCAATTAGAATCAATAGAGACAAAGCAGATGAAAATGGTGGAAGAAATGATCCACCAATCACAGTTAGAAATGCGTGCACTTCTTCTACATTTAAGACCTATAGCCTTAAAGAATAAATCAATTCAAGAAGGAATAGAAGAATTGTTAATTGAATTATCCCAAAAGGTAACGATGAACATTCAATGGAAAGTGGAAAAGTTCCCTCTTGATAAAGGAGTGGAAGATCATCTATTCCGTATCCTTCAAGAGTCTGTATCGAATACGCTTAGACATTCAAAAGCTACCAAACTTGAAGTGCTGTTAATTAAGCGAGATGACCTAATTATAATGAGGGTAGTGGACGATGGAAAAGGTTTCGAAGTAGATGAAACAAAAGCAGGTTCTTACGGGATGCAAAACATGCATGAGCGGGCTCTTGAAGTAGGGGGAACCTTAAAGATAGTAAGTGTGAAAAATAAAGGAACACGACTAGAAGTAAAGGTGCCGTCGGTCGTTAATGGGGAGGGTGATATAGATGATTAG